The DNA segment GTTCCTCTCAAGGCCAAAGGTTAGCTTTTGATGGTTACTTTTTTGTCAGAACGCTATAACTCTGATACTGGTGTTTAATTTATTAACTATTAAGAACTGCCAACCTGACCATCCTTGAATTTTACTCACTGCCTCTTGCAAGACATTGCAGGGGGTCAAGTTAAACTATTTGACATGTCATACACTGTTTATCTCCGCCTTTATCCATCTTCGTATTGTTCTCTTCCATTCTTCAGGATTTGAGGGAGTGGAGTGTGGAATAAGCAGTTGGGCACTATTTAATTAGTCCACCTGAAATGAAAACAATGAGAGGATAACCTCCAAATTCAAGTTAATTTCTCACAAATGATGATAAAATCTAACATTATAAGTTTCTGCAGCAAATTGGCACTCTGGAAATGTGAGAAGAGAAGCCTATGCAACTATTCTCCACTCAGCACATGTTTATGTATGTGGGGCCATAGCTGCAGCTCAGAGTATCCGCTTGGCAGGTTCAACACGAGATCTTGTGATACTTGTTGATGAGACTATCAGTGACTACCACAGGGAAGGTTTGGCGGCTGCAGGGTGGAAAATCCACACAATACAAAGAATAAGGAATCCTAAAGCTGAAAAGGATGCCTACAACGAGTGGAACTATAGCAAATTTCGTCTCTGGCAGCTGACAGATTATGACAAAATCATCTTCATTGATGCTGATTTATTAATACTGAGAAACATTGACTTTCTCTTTGAGATGCCTGAAATAACCGCTATAGGAAATAATGCTACCCTTTTTAATTCAGGTGTGATGGTTGTTGAACCATCAAATTGCACATTTCAGTTGTTGATGGATCATATCGATGAGATTGAATCGTACAATGGTGGGGATCAGGGGTATTTGAACGAGATCTTCACATGGTGGCATAGGATTCCGAAACACATGAACTTTTTGAAACATTATTGGGAAGGTGATGAGGAGGAGAAGAAGGAAATGAAAACACGTCTTTTTGGTGCTGATCCTCCAGTTCTCTATGTCCTGCACTACTTAGGTCTGAAACCTTGGTTATGCTTCAGGGACTATGATTGCAACTGGAATGTGGAGAAATTGCAAGAGTTTGCAAGTGATGTTGCGCACAGGACATGGTGGAAGGTCCACGATGCAATGCCGGAGAACTTGCATAAATACTGTTTGCTTAGGTCTAAACAGAAGGCTGCACTGGAGTGGGATCGAAGGGAAGCTGAGAAAGCTAACTATTCAGATGGTCATTGGAAGATCAAGATAAAGGACTCGCGTTTGCAGACTTGTTTTGAAGATTTTTGCTTCTGGGAAAGCATGTTATGGCACTGGGGCGAAACAAACTGGACAGATAATGCCACTGCTTCTCCAACACCTCCCACGGCCAATACTGCTTCACTTTCTTCTTTGTAGGTAGGAGGTTCTGTTACGATTCCTTTCTACATCTGTAAGTATCACAGAGTCACAACTTAAATGTCAACCAATGCCATAATTTATACATGGTGTTAACACTTGCCCCGCCCTCGAGAATAGTCTGTTCTGCAGCTGTGCTGCTTCAATTCTTTGCCATCTTGTCTTGTTACCTATACGATTGTTTCAGCTTAGCCAAATGGGGGTGGCTGGCTTCAGGAGTTGGTTTTTCTCAATTATCCTTTTACTTTCGGGTACAGATTCTGAAGTTGCAGTATGTTTGAGAAGTCATTCAGAATCTCTCTTTTGAGGCACCATATCATTGTTGTATTGAGGGTAGAAACAAAGTATACTCACATTATATATGAAATTTATTGATTTTAGAAAGCCCAACGTTTCATTTCTTTTCTACCTCCCCCTTTTTTCATAATTTATGCCGAATGTTTTTACTGCATGGGGTGATGGTCAGAGGGTGTCTTATTGTCTTGGAGGAATGGGATTTTGGTTGTTTTACTCGAGGAAAAAGGAAATATGAAAGAGTTAGAGAAGTCAAGCTTATAGTTTGTTTGGCAAAGCTTTTTGTGAACTAAACTTGCTTGTTAAAAAGAAATACTTATTCTATAGAATTAAGGTGTATGACCATGCTTTTGAAAACAAAAAGGAGTAATTTGAATAGTAGCAATagcatatttttttatttatgagGAATCGAAAATTTGTAGCTTCTCCTTAAAAGCATAAGCATAATTAAAACAATTAAGACAAAAATATCAACCAATATATAATGATATTGGGGTGAATTTTCAATATATGATGAATGATAGTATTTTGGTATACCTTATTTATCATCAAAAAGTTAAGGAATAATCTAGGATGTTCAATATTATTATTTTGGTTTAACCACACTGATGGTTAAACCATAAAAATTCATGTATTTGTGATTTGATGTTTTTATACTTAAATTAACaaaagcttaaatattttaattgaaggcttatatatatatatatcacgaCCCGAAATCCCAacttcgggaccgtgatgacgcctaacatccacttgctaggcaattcaacattactatatatatatatatatatatatatatggggagggtaaagtgtacgcagaccttacctctaccccggaggggtagaaaatatatatatatatatatatcacgaCCCGAAATCCCAACTTCGAGGCAGTGATGACGCCTAAgattcacttgctaggcaagctaacATTACTACATAACTATTCATTTTTAGCAATTTAAAAACAGAATAATAAGAAAGTAAAGTTGTAGCACTCCAAAGTATATATAATAACTCCAAAAACGTTGTCTAGACTAATCTTGAAATCTTGTGTCGCAAGTGCATGAACTACTAAATAAAATACTACAACTAAGGTCTGAAATAAAAATACAACCGTTCGAATGAAATAACAGTACGACAGATAAGAAAGGGACTTCAGGGTATGCGAACGTTATACagctctacctcaagtctccgaaTGAATAGCAGTTCGAGCGCGCCTCCACTACACGCCATTGGGACGAACACcagtatctgcacaagaagtgcagaagtgtagtatgagtacaatcgaccccatataCTTTGTAAGTTCCGAGTCTAACATTgtcaaagtagtgacgaggctataacAAGGCACTCACTCTAAACTTGTACGCGTATAAGTTAAAGCAACAACAGAAATAGAGGAACAATAGTTGACGTAAAAATCAGAACAATAAACATATAATAGAGGGCCCCAGAATATCATTTACTCTCAACTTCATGACATAACACGGATGCGGAACCAACAGtcaaaaacaataataatatgtcTTCTCCGTtacggcgcgcaacccaatccacacATATCACATCAACACCAATatcgttgcgacgtgcaacccgatcccaaacaACACTTCAATATCCAATGCAACGCACAATCTGATCCCAAATAATAATACCAAtatccgttgcggcgtgcaacccgatcccaaataaTAATATCAATATTATAAAAAACTATGATGTATCGCTCAacatgagagagagagagagagagagagagagagagagagagagagagagagagagagaaatctaAGAAAGTAAATAAATCTAAGGCAAACCAATATAACAAACCGGGGAAATAGAATCAAGCGGAGGCAAAAAGGCAATTAAAGGTttagaaaaagtaaaaaaaagggcAACAAGACATGGGTACAAGGAACATATAGTAAAATAAAGCATGAAACAAGGATGACATGAATTTAACAAATAAGGGCAAGTAACAATGAGAGCATGATACAAATAGTAGTACGGAGTAAAAGAAGGCATgattaagtttaaatacacagtTAAAAGTCCACTCCGCATGCTTATTCCATGACAACGTATATACACTCGTCCCCTTGAATATATATCGTCCCCCACACTTAAATCAAGTAGCAAATAGACCAATCAAATCTTAATTCCATCAAGTCAAGATTAACTACGACACTTACCTCTTTCCTCAACAAACTCGACAATAAACCACGGCTTTTCCTTTGATACAAGCCTCCAAACCAGCTGAATCTAGCCAAATATCAATCAAACAATCCAAAATAAACATTAGAAACTACCCACGAATGAAAAAAGGTTCAGTTTTGAccatttttgaaaaagtcaacaaaagtagACCCTTGGGCCCTCTTGGTCGAAATCTGAGAtttagaccaaaacccgattatccagtCACCACCAAGCCCGGATatgtgatttgttttgaaatctaaCCTCAATTcaaggtctaaatctcaattttacaaaattcCTAAACTCTAACAAAAAAATCCTTAATTTCTATCACGAAATCCATAGATTTGATGTTAAAAATTCATGAAAAGTAGTTGGAATTGATTGAAAACTAGTTAAAGATGCTTACCAATGAATTTGGGAGAAaaagttcttcaaaaatcgcctgtAGAGAGCTTAGAGTTGAAAAACATTGTAAAATAAGCTAAGTCCCGATTTCCTAATCTTTTACCTAGCTGTAGATTGTGATGTATGCAAAAGCGAACAACTTCCCAACCCTGCTGATATTACATTTACGGCATGATGATCACAGTTGAGATTGTTCATTACTAGCAAAAGAGACAACCATCGTAATTGCGAAGACTGTCCAAACCAGCACCAAGTCGCATGTGCGACCAACCCATCGAAAGAGCGGCATCCACCTGGTCGCATTTACGATGccatcttcgcatttgtgaagtgaCGAGTACAAAACACAACACGAAATTGATGCTCGCTAATCAAAGATAATATAGTATAATATCGTCTTCACATGGATTGATTTTAAACAATGTTCGAGTAATTTTTGGTTCAATTACTATTCAGGAGGATCAACACTTGTGTTAACAAATTATAAACTAAGTTTAACTACTAAAATAATGCAGTTGATAATTGACAGCAAGGAATTGGAGAATCGCAGAGTGGTTTCTTATCAATGTGAGGAATAAGGGTTTGACAAGATAGGTGCAAGAGAGTTATTTGGGATTTAACTCTGGTTTAATTCACTCTAATGTTCTAATGATTCTCACGAATCTACTCGATAATTAGTTCAAACTTGTAGTCAAGattcctctctcgattaaatctTAGCTCTACGAAGTGAACTAATATAAGCATTGTGAAGTATGCAAGCATGCGTTAATAGATTGGTCCTTAGGAGAACGTCTCTCAAATATTCTCCTAACTTTATTTAATCAACAATTAAATAAGCTCTTTCGATTACTTAAGAGATTCAATgaattaaatcaaacaaaataatgcaaagataatcaccaagatattcctctttcgattaaataaACTGGTGAATAAGTTGCAACAATTCAAAACTTCATAAACGAATTCAAGCATGAACTAGAGTTAAAATCTACAAATATTTATCAAAATACCATATCCGTCAAATCCTAAGGTAAACTACTCCATAATCACGGAGGAAGTCATCACAAATATAATGGAAAAATAAGAAAGCATCAATCGAACTTTACAATCCAAACTCTCGTATTGAATCGATGGAAAGATGATGGAGTCCCATGTCTTGTAGCCTCGAATGCTCTCCCAAAGCTTCCAAAGTCAAAAAAGTCCCTTCAAAAATGtatttttggtgtatttataTCCTGTAGGAGTGGGCCCAGGGGAAATTACCTTTTCCAAGCCGAAACAGGAAAGTACTCTGAGAAAATCACACACGCGCGCCACCCCATGCCGAGCGCTAGTGGGAAAGTTTAGAGAGCTGAAATCTGTTAGAGTTGGCCCATTTGTACTGTCGCGCCACGCCCAgcggcgccccatgcggcgcggctgTGGTTATTTTACAGAGTAATTCTTTTTTGTCGTGCTTTGATATCTGGACTTGGTCCTCGACCCCCGAACGCGATCCGAGTTTAATCCCTTGGGCTTTTATTCATATTTCAAAGCTCCAACTTGTTCGATTTAGCTCCTGAATATCTCTCTAACTCGAAATTACTTCCtataaggcataaaacacataataagtGCAATAGACTAATATTCAAGCTCAAATACAAGTAAAATGCAGTAATTAGAGTGCAAACTACGGCTAAAACACGTGATTCTAGCCTACCATCACGAAGCCAACAGTCTCTCCCCTCACATTTGCGAGTCCGACTTCGCAAAAGCGAgactcgcaattgcgaacaagtcATCCCAAATGTGAGACCTACATACCTGAACACCAGCAAAAAGGCACCAACAATTCAAAGCCTTCCGAAACACCTCCAAACTcatttgaaactcacccgagcccctcgggctccaaaccaaacatgcacacaagtgtaataatgtTATACAGACTCACTCGCTAActcaataattaaaataacatcaaataacaaGAATCGATCATCAAAACTCAAGAAATTTAACTTAGAACTCAATTTTCACAATCTTTCACATAATGAGCCAAAACGTGCTCAGGTCACACAGGACCCCAACCAAACGTGcgtacaagtccaaaaatatcatacgagtCGTCAAAATATTGATCTGATGTCATTTAACAAAAATATTGACTGTGGTTAACTCTAGTTTCATTTTAGTTAAAAATcactttttcttcaaaatttcacataaaaacttCCGAAAAGTGACACAGACCACGTACGCAAATCAATAAATATGAAATGAAGCTACGAGAGGTCTCAAAACACAAAAAttgatatatacatatataacttACATTTCATCATAGTTAAATAGAAATCATTTAATGTCTTTCTTCGCAATATAAAgctcaaaaaatatatttttttttaaaatttttgaagtTGATTATTAAATTTTCAATGTATTATATGAAGGTTGTTTCTCTAAACTAGAAGTAACTTATAtctaaagaaataaaaaataaaaaaaatctcacCATGGTTATTGGAGTTAATTTTTTTGTTTGTGGTAATTAAAAGTACTCAACTAGGTGCCAAGAAGTAATTGATAGTAATATCGAACATTTCATATAACCCCCTTAATGTTAATGGAGAACAAGAGAAGTGTCATATTGCCTTGTCCTATCAAGAATtaaatttaaataatattttttgatttaATTTTCTTTCAATGAACTTAAATGAGATCTTTGTAATGCCAACTAAGATTACGAATATACAAGTGAACAAAAAGTAACTGAGAGTTCTTTCATATAAATGAGGAGTCTCGTACATCTCTGTGCTCTCGAAGTGTAAGAAAAAAGGTAAGATGTGTGTCTTTTCTAAGAATTGTTCTACTACATACGCAGCTAAACAAAATATTCAGTCTTGAATTGTCAAACTCATCCCCTAATTGGTAGCCAATTGATACCATCCATTATTGTTTACTTATTCCATTTATTATTTCATTGTCCGTTTCATTCTTAGAACCTATTTAGAGATTGGGCACATTATACATCATGATAGATtaatgttgtcacacctcctttttgcgcgcccgccccgaaggattgaatgcgcgagagagtttttccaatttaagtgacaatattcgaaatgagattatttaattcagagtcgccacttgggaaaggtttttggtgtcccaagtcaccggtttatcttgaatcccaaatcgaggaaaatattcgactttccaaatgaagtctgcgaaccagaaattctaagtaaggaattctgttgacccgagggaaggtgttaggcaccctcgaatcccgtggttctagcacggtcgcttaaattgttataatggctaaatatctgatttaaatacatgttgtgacttatgtgcttttattaagttttaaccgcttttattattatcattattattttttatttatttattgttattattttacgaagaattgcaacattgtgaaaacgtatttcaaatcacgtcgcaatcaatgcacctgtgattatcgacacatttcgactccattgagatttagatttgggttacataaatgcacacccgtatttaagaaaataacattattaaatacgcgcctagagcgactagcgtatcattattttgggtagggccgtgaaatttgctaaaacggctcctccctaattctaagcgattaaatgtacatttattgagggccccgcaatctatacatttcattaagcgaggctcatctcatttattttaaatggacaaatcttaaaacgactacatttttctataaaaattagtctctaaaataaagaaagaaaatcctaattaattactagctttttattattttaagaagacatgacatgctaattgcttgattaatacaaatattgatgaaaaaggaattttactcttaatttcgaaattataaataaaataaaaattcaacaactaatattcaaaataaacaaatatagctagattaaaactcagcattgttatttttttaaaaaaaatattattgagattaattattcacaatcatttgaaactaaatttaaccataattactaaagcttattagaaagtttattagacttaaacgttctcttaatcttgcttaagctcaagtcatgccttaatgcctaatttacgatgtttaatttaaattcgtgtcttagctaaatttagctacttgttcatgatcaacctataatcttgaagccttcataactagtgaattaacctattttgccgaactgatttattacagactaacttatgatattattttcttattccagttattatttagtaattcatgaaatagcttaaatacaatcaacaaaaggaacaaagaaataaaaacgaaattaaaacttcaaattttcattcttcatatgtattcacgcttcatatttcggattacaataaacagcttttcagttgtgtacctgatattggaagcaaaagaaaatgaatatgagaatcagcaacagcagtaaaatcagtacaacacagcaacaatagcccagcaacagtaacaacccagtaacagaccggtggagtagtaatccaaaaaaaatacaaagcttcccgcttttatgaaacaacaattaattttgatttcaaacaacaaaagaaagcagaaaaaatttttagtttttatttttattttgaaagcttaaatatttttcggaattttctatctcttaaatgttcagcccttttctctctcttattttcagatttgtttctctctcccgtttttttttgtctgtgtattttttcttctATCTTTTGTGTTCCTCCCccctattctgatttcaagacctcttcttataacccatcccataaacctttcaattaattaaaatccatactttttctctacccaacccattatcttcccactcatccccattacattaaataaacatatcacaccaccccattatattttgtcccccatgcctaacataaaataatgcaagattccccctttaaattaaatcttgtcccccctttatattaaacaactatatcacaacccaccccatttcattttgtcccccatgcttcatataaacaattacaaaatgtacaattcctaaactacccctctgaccctattacaaattactattttacccccgaaagtactataaattaccaaactacccatcagctataacacatcaattaatcaaacttaaccaaaatatagacaatatgatcaatttctaacaatgttcaaacaacaatatgaacacggatgaacatcataacaacaatatcacatgaacacgattttaacaacatttcaacaacaaatcacatgaacacaaattgaacaacaaagaacaactaaaatttgattgaacaatattttagcaacaaacaatcctattttcggattcaacaacaacaaacaaagtatgaagatttctaaattcaatcatattgaacttaaaatcaactctaacaacattacaacaaacaattcttatattaaactttaaacaagattatgagaacaattcaagcaataatcataaatggtaaacaagaaatcaaactatacaaaattcggattcaagatcatccaaacaaagtatgaacatgaatgaatctattttaagacaacaaacatgacggattcaaacgattaaatcaatatatttccttcaacacaactaaatcttttttttagacaaataacaataTTTGTTGTTAGAAACAaatatgaacttaaacttgaacttaacaatattaacaatttctaaaaatacataaacacatgaaacaaattgaagaaataatcaattaaatttcaatttgaatctaacaaacatcaaactaacaaatatttattctaacaacaatacaaacatgaaataaacatgaaaaaccactaattaaatttccatttgaaatctgaaaattaatttaacaaaacatatgaacatgaactaaaaattaattcaaacgataaacaaaacaaacatttgccgattttagattcgaaaatatcaaagcaaaatatggacaaaataaaactcaaaaactactaaccggatcgaaatgaaatacgtacggactgtttcgacgaacctctCCGGATTCGacgacgaactcaacgacgaactcaccttccttgtaaactttgacgaactcaaaac comes from the Nicotiana sylvestris chromosome 4, ASM39365v2, whole genome shotgun sequence genome and includes:
- the LOC104215713 gene encoding putative UDP-glucuronate:xylan alpha-glucuronosyltransferase 3, whose protein sequence is MRGSIVGASPSPIEPRQRLSVSTEETSKKRFLRSKVFRDGEKGLHSPTKNRNFTCKFPTLKLILGVIALGAFWTLWHSPTIYNTEYISSSNSRAALVHRGLSDGPSADQRYTSLLDIDWDQISRVIEKLADQHAYQGVGLLNFNDSEVDQLKQLLPDAEHVILNLDYVPNNITWETLYPEWIDEEEEFEVPTCPSLPQIQFPGKPRIDLIVVKLPCKKSKDWYRDVARLHLQLGAAGLAATNKGYHPVHVLLVTENFPTPNLFTCKELVVREGNAWLYEPNLNTLREKLHLPVGSCELAVPLKAKANWHSGNVRREAYATILHSAHVYVCGAIAAAQSIRLAGSTRDLVILVDETISDYHREGLAAAGWKIHTIQRIRNPKAEKDAYNEWNYSKFRLWQLTDYDKIIFIDADLLILRNIDFLFEMPEITAIGNNATLFNSGVMVVEPSNCTFQLLMDHIDEIESYNGGDQGYLNEIFTWWHRIPKHMNFLKHYWEGDEEEKKEMKTRLFGADPPVLYVLHYLGLKPWLCFRDYDCNWNVEKLQEFASDVAHRTWWKVHDAMPENLHKYCLLRSKQKAALEWDRREAEKANYSDGHWKIKIKDSRLQTCFEDFCFWESMLWHWGETNWTDNATASPTPPTANTASLSSL